A single region of the Pontibacter kalidii genome encodes:
- the htpG gene encoding molecular chaperone HtpG yields the protein MEERGNISIHTENIFPIIKKFLYSDHEIFLRELVSNAVDATQKIKRLSSIGEYKGELGELKVKVAVDKEAKTITISDNGLGMTAGEIKKYINQIAFSGATEFVERYKDASADKDQIIGQFGLGFYSAFMVAERVEIVTRSYQEGAEAARWDCDGSTEFTITAAERAERGTDVILHVAQDSEEFLETARIRTILDKYCKFLPVPVEFEGETINNPNPIWTKQPSELKDEDYKEFYKELYPFSEPPLFWIHLNVDYPFNLTGILYFPKLKNDFEIQRNKIQLYSRQVFITDEVKDVVPEFLMLLHGVIDSPDIPLNVSRSFLQADASVKKINTYITKKVADKLAEIFRKDRETFEKNWEDISVFVKYGMLSDDKFYEKAKDFVLLQNTEGKYHTLEEYKALVQANQTDKNEQLVLLYTTDADKQHAFVEAAQNRGYDVLKLDTVIDSHFIGMLEQKLEKTTLKRVDSETVDKLIEKDEAKESVLSDSEKEELKKVYEEAISNQHMTVEVAPLAPDDAPVVITLPEFMRRMKDMSRAGGGGMMFMGDMPDTYNVTINANHPLNQRVLKAEEKGKLARQAFDLALLSQNMLSGAALTSFVKRSFELMTKE from the coding sequence ATGGAAGAAAGAGGTAATATCTCCATCCACACCGAGAATATTTTCCCGATCATCAAGAAATTCCTGTACTCCGACCACGAGATCTTCCTGCGCGAGCTGGTGAGCAACGCCGTGGACGCGACACAGAAGATCAAGCGCCTGTCGTCTATCGGCGAGTACAAAGGCGAGCTGGGCGAGCTGAAGGTGAAAGTAGCCGTTGACAAGGAGGCCAAGACCATCACCATCTCTGACAACGGCCTGGGCATGACAGCCGGGGAGATCAAGAAGTACATCAACCAGATCGCGTTTTCGGGTGCCACGGAGTTTGTGGAGCGCTACAAGGACGCCTCTGCCGACAAGGACCAGATCATCGGCCAGTTTGGTTTGGGCTTCTACTCGGCCTTTATGGTGGCTGAGCGCGTGGAGATCGTAACCAGGTCGTACCAGGAGGGCGCTGAGGCCGCTCGCTGGGATTGCGACGGCAGCACCGAGTTCACGATCACAGCAGCTGAGCGGGCAGAACGCGGCACGGACGTGATCCTGCACGTAGCCCAGGACTCGGAGGAGTTCCTGGAGACGGCCCGCATCCGCACGATACTGGACAAGTACTGCAAGTTCCTGCCCGTGCCGGTAGAGTTTGAGGGCGAGACGATCAACAACCCGAACCCGATCTGGACCAAGCAGCCTTCGGAGCTGAAGGACGAGGACTACAAGGAGTTCTACAAGGAGCTGTACCCGTTCTCAGAGCCGCCGCTGTTCTGGATTCACCTCAACGTAGACTATCCGTTCAACCTGACGGGTATTCTATACTTCCCGAAACTCAAAAACGACTTTGAGATTCAGCGCAACAAGATCCAGCTTTACTCGCGCCAGGTGTTTATTACCGACGAGGTGAAGGACGTGGTGCCGGAGTTTCTGATGCTGCTGCACGGCGTGATCGACTCGCCGGACATTCCGCTGAACGTGAGCCGCTCGTTCCTGCAGGCCGATGCCAGCGTGAAGAAGATCAACACCTACATCACCAAAAAGGTAGCCGACAAGCTAGCCGAGATCTTCCGCAAAGACCGTGAGACGTTTGAGAAGAACTGGGAAGACATCAGCGTGTTTGTGAAGTATGGCATGCTGAGCGATGACAAGTTCTATGAGAAAGCGAAGGATTTTGTGCTGCTGCAGAATACGGAAGGCAAATACCATACGTTAGAAGAGTACAAGGCGCTGGTGCAGGCTAACCAGACTGACAAAAACGAGCAGCTGGTGCTGCTCTACACCACCGACGCCGACAAGCAGCACGCCTTTGTGGAAGCCGCCCAGAACCGTGGCTACGACGTGCTGAAGCTGGACACGGTGATAGACAGCCACTTTATCGGTATGCTGGAGCAGAAACTGGAGAAAACTACCCTCAAGCGCGTGGACTCCGAGACAGTAGACAAGCTCATCGAGAAGGACGAGGCGAAGGAAAGCGTGCTGAGCGACAGCGAGAAAGAGGAACTGAAGAAAGTATACGAGGAGGCTATCAGCAACCAGCACATGACTGTGGAGGTAGCGCCGCTTGCCCCGGACGACGCGCCGGTGGTGATAACGCTGCCCGAGTTTATGCGCCGCATGAAGGATATGAGCCGTGCCGGCGGTGGCGGCATGATGTTTATGGGCGATATGCCGGATACGTATAACGTGACCATCAACGCCAACCACCCGCTGAACCAGCGCGTGTTGAAGGCGGAGGAAAAAGGCAAACTGGCGCGCCAGGCCTTCGATCTGGCCCTGCTGTCGCAGAACATGCTGTCGGGGGCAGCCCTCACCAGCTTCGTGAAGCGCAGCTTTGAGCTGATGACCAAAGAGTAG